The DNA segment ATGTCCATGCCCGGTGAGGAGGGCGGCATCCCCGGCGCGGCAAGTCCCTTGGCGCGCGGGCGCTCCGCCAGCAGGCGGCGGACATCGGAGGCAGGGACGTGGCCTTCCACGACGTAGCCGCCGACCGTGGCCGTGTGGCAGGACTGGAGCTTGTCCGGCACGCCGTTGACCGCCTTCACCGCCTGCAGGTCCGCGACCTCATGGACGGTCGCCTCGAAGCCCGCCGCGCGCATGTGCCTGACCCATCCCTCGCAGCAGCCGCAGCTCGGGTCTTTCCACACTTGGAGTGCTGGGCCCTGGGCCCGAACTACGCTGACGGGCAGCGCCGCAGCAGCCAGCCCGAAACCAAGGAGGGAGCGCCGGGCGGCGCCGCCCCTGAACCCCTTGCTCATGACATCGCTCCCTGGAAGCTGCTGATTGTGCTCTTGCCGTTCGCCTGTCGCAGGCTCCCGTCCTGACCGGCGTCATGGCCGCCGGCGGCGCAGTGGTCGCCTTCGGCAATCTCGTCGAGGATCGGGCACTCCGGCCGGTCGTCACCGTGGCAAGCGTCAGCCATACGCTCCAACGCCTCGCACATCCGGGTCATCTCGGCGACTTTGGCGCGCATTTCGGCCGCATGCTCGGTGGCAATGCGCTTCACGTCGGCGCTCGCACGATCCTCGTCCTGCCAGAGGCCAATGAGCCGCTTTATGCTGTCCAGCGGCAGGCCGAGGTCCCGCGCCCTCCGAACGAAGCGGAGGGTACCAATGTCCTGCTCCGAGTACACGCGGTAGCCCGCCTCAGTCCGCCCCGCCGCGGGAAGGAGGCCCACGCTCTCGTAGTACCTCAGCATCTTCGCGGAGACGCCGGACGCCTTCGCGGCCTGTCCGATGTTCATGGGGACCTCCTTTTCAAGGCACCGCAGTCCTGATCACGGCTAAGATGGAGATTCCCACTGTGGGAAGGTCAAGGCATCCCCCAGAGAATCCCCGTTCGGCAGCTGATGGTCCTTGACCTTCCCATCATGGGAAACACCACCTTCCCGGTCACCTGAGCAACGAGGGCCCGCCACGCGGCCCAAACCGGGGCGGCAAGCATGAGCAGTCACCACACCAGTCACGGGCATTCGCACCAGCACGGGCCGGGCTGCGGCCACGACCATCATCACGGTCCCGGCCCGGCCGCTGACGCCGGGCTCGTCACAGATCCGGTCTGCGGGATGAAGGTCGATCCGGCCACCTCGAAGCACCGCTTGGAGCATGCCGGGACGACATTTCACTTCTGCTCAGCTGGGTGCCGGACGAAGTTCCAGGCTGACCCCGACAAATATCTGAAGCCGAAGGAGGCCGCCGCGGCCCCGCCTCCAGCTCCACGGAAGGGCACCATCTACACCTGCCCGATGCACCCCGAGATCCGGCAGGAGGGGCCCGGGAACTGCCCCATCTGCGGTATGGCGTTGGAGCCGCTGGACGTCACCGCTGAGGCCGCCCCCAACCACGAGCTGGCCGACATGACCCGCCGGTTCTGGATCGGGCTGGCCCTCACACTCCCCGTGGTGGTGCTGGAGATGGGGGCTCACATCCCTGGCCTCGGGCTCCATCACCTGGTGCCGCCCAGGATCTCAGTCTGGATCCAATTCCTGTTGGGGACCCCCGTCGTGCTTTGGGCCGGCTGGCCGTTCTTCATGCGCGGTTGGCAGTCGGTCGTGAACCGCAGCCTCAACATGTTCACGCTGATCGCCCTCGGGACCGGCGCCGCATACCTCTACAGCTTGGTGGCGACCTTCGCCCCCGGTGTCTTTCCGGAAGGCTTCCGGGGCATGGACGGCACGGTGGCCGTCTACTTCGAGGCAGCTGCTGTCATCACCGTGCTCGTCCTTCTCGGGCAGGTGCTAGAGCTGCGCGCCCGGGAGCAGACCGGCGGTGCCATCCGCGCCCTACTCAACATGGCGCCGAAGACCGCGCGGCGCCTCAAGGAGAATGGAGAGGATGAGGAGGTTCCCCTGGCGGACGTCCAGGCTGGCGACCGGCTGCGGGTGCGTCCGGGAGAGAGCGTGCCGGTGGACGGCGAGGTATTGGAGGGCGGTGGCGCCGTGGACGAGTCCATGGTTACCGGCGAATCCCTGCCGGTGGAGAAGGCGCCCGGGTCCAAGCTCATCGGCGGCACAGTGAACGGAACCGGCGCGCTGGTGATGCGGGCCGACAAGGTCGGCTCCGACACCATGCTGTCCCGCATCGTCGCCATGGTCGCCGAGGCTCAGCGCAGCCGAGCGCCCATCCAGCGAATGGCCGACCAGGTGTCCGGCTACTTCGTCCCGGCGGTCATCGCCGTCGCGGTCCTGGCCTTCATCGCCTGGGCCGTCTGGGGCCCGTCACCGGCACTCTCCTACGGGCTGATCGCAGCCGTCTCAGTGTTGATCATCGCCTGTCCCTGCGCGCTCGGCCTGGCTACGCCCATGAGCATCATGGTGGGTGTTGGCAAGGGAGCCGGTGCGGGTGTGCTCATCAAGTCAGCTGAGGCGCTCGAGCGCATGGAGAAGGTCGACACCCTTGTCGTGGACAAGACCGGCACGCTGACTGAGGGCAAGCCCAAGGTCGTGGCCGTGGTCCCGGCACTGGGTCTGACCGAGGCCGAGGTGCTGCCCTTGGCGGCCAGCCTGGAGAGGTCGAGCGAGCACCCGCTGGCGGCGGCCATCGTGGCCGCGGCCCGGGAGCGCGGGGTCGAAATGTGGGAACCCGCCGAGTTCGACTCTGTGACCGGCAAGGGGGTCACCGGCACTGTCGGCGGACGGCGGGTGGCCCTGGGGAATGCCCGCCTAATGCAGGATCTCGGCGTGGACCTGGGCGGGCTGGCCACCACGGCGGACGAGCTCCGGCGCGAGGGAGGGACGGCGCTTTTCCTTGCGATAGACGGCAGGCCCGGTGGCGTTATCTCCGTAGCGGACCCAGTCAAGGCGACTACGCCATCCGCCCTGGAGAGCCTGCGCGCCGCGGGCGTCCACATCGTCATGCTGACCGGCGACAATCAAACGACGGCCGGTGCCGTTGCCCGGAAGCTCGGCATTGGCGAGTTCCAGGGCGACGTCCTCCCCGAGGACAAGCACCGCATCGTTCGCGATCTCAGGGCGCAGGGGAAGGTCGTTGCGATGGCCGGTGACGGCGTCAACGACGCCCCGGCGCTGGCCGAGGCCGACGTGGGCATCGCCATGGGCACCGGGACGGACGTCGCCATGCAGAGCGCAGGCGTGACGCTGGTGAAGGGTGACCTTGCCGGGATCGCACGGGCGCGGGCCCTGAGCCGGGCGACCATGCGCAACATCCGGCAGAACCTGTTCCTGGCCTTCATCTACAACGTGCTCGGGGTGCCGCTCGCGGCAGGCGTCCTCTACCCGTTCCTCGGGATACTTCTCAGCCCGATCGTCGCTGCCTTGGCAATGGCGCTGAGCTCGGTTTCGGTGATCGGCAACGCCCTACGACTGCGCACAATCCGGCTGTAGGGCGTGAAATGAGGAACTGCCTGGCACGCGCCGAATACGGCCGACAGGTGTCGTGGTGGCGGCGTCAGCCGCCACCACGGTGCCGATTACCGGGAGCGGGACCGTCCCTGGGACGAGCCGCCCATCATGTTGCAGTG comes from the Roseomonas sp. OT10 genome and includes:
- a CDS encoding DUF411 domain-containing protein, whose product is MRAAGFEATVHEVADLQAVKAVNGVPDKLQSCHTATVGGYVVEGHVPASDVRRLLAERPRAKGLAAPGMPPSSPGMDIPGTPYEVILFGGGADRMWARH
- the cueR gene encoding Cu(I)-responsive transcriptional regulator; the encoded protein is MNIGQAAKASGVSAKMLRYYESVGLLPAAGRTEAGYRVYSEQDIGTLRFVRRARDLGLPLDSIKRLIGLWQDEDRASADVKRIATEHAAEMRAKVAEMTRMCEALERMADACHGDDRPECPILDEIAEGDHCAAGGHDAGQDGSLRQANGKSTISSFQGAMS
- a CDS encoding heavy metal translocating P-type ATPase, whose translation is MSSHHTSHGHSHQHGPGCGHDHHHGPGPAADAGLVTDPVCGMKVDPATSKHRLEHAGTTFHFCSAGCRTKFQADPDKYLKPKEAAAAPPPAPRKGTIYTCPMHPEIRQEGPGNCPICGMALEPLDVTAEAAPNHELADMTRRFWIGLALTLPVVVLEMGAHIPGLGLHHLVPPRISVWIQFLLGTPVVLWAGWPFFMRGWQSVVNRSLNMFTLIALGTGAAYLYSLVATFAPGVFPEGFRGMDGTVAVYFEAAAVITVLVLLGQVLELRAREQTGGAIRALLNMAPKTARRLKENGEDEEVPLADVQAGDRLRVRPGESVPVDGEVLEGGGAVDESMVTGESLPVEKAPGSKLIGGTVNGTGALVMRADKVGSDTMLSRIVAMVAEAQRSRAPIQRMADQVSGYFVPAVIAVAVLAFIAWAVWGPSPALSYGLIAAVSVLIIACPCALGLATPMSIMVGVGKGAGAGVLIKSAEALERMEKVDTLVVDKTGTLTEGKPKVVAVVPALGLTEAEVLPLAASLERSSEHPLAAAIVAAARERGVEMWEPAEFDSVTGKGVTGTVGGRRVALGNARLMQDLGVDLGGLATTADELRREGGTALFLAIDGRPGGVISVADPVKATTPSALESLRAAGVHIVMLTGDNQTTAGAVARKLGIGEFQGDVLPEDKHRIVRDLRAQGKVVAMAGDGVNDAPALAEADVGIAMGTGTDVAMQSAGVTLVKGDLAGIARARALSRATMRNIRQNLFLAFIYNVLGVPLAAGVLYPFLGILLSPIVAALAMALSSVSVIGNALRLRTIRL